One Novipirellula artificiosorum DNA segment encodes these proteins:
- a CDS encoding LITAF-like zinc ribbon domain-containing protein, translated as MPQGEAVALGLNQTGLIVFIILILVCFPLCWIPFLVDSMKGNPKSN; from the coding sequence ATGCCTCAAGGTGAAGCCGTTGCGTTAGGTTTGAATCAAACGGGATTGATCGTATTTATCATTTTGATCTTGGTCTGCTTTCCACTGTGTTGGATTCCGTTCTTGGTGGATTCCATGAAAGGCAATCCAAAAAGTAACTGA
- a CDS encoding DUF2752 domain-containing protein produces the protein MSTRANDLLRWLAYVSLAFYLGWNLWEIMVGHRVPRSIFFAATGMPCPTTGGTRSMLALLQGDLALALHFNPFAIPITALAVISIIHLVVCRLRPPHPFRLPNLYLPLWLTLLGIAWVYQLAWYPR, from the coding sequence ATGAGTACTCGAGCAAATGATTTGCTCCGTTGGCTTGCTTACGTCTCGCTTGCGTTTTATCTCGGCTGGAACTTGTGGGAAATCATGGTGGGACATCGCGTCCCACGGTCGATTTTTTTTGCCGCCACCGGGATGCCATGTCCCACCACGGGTGGCACACGCAGCATGTTGGCGTTGTTGCAAGGCGATTTGGCTCTCGCACTCCACTTCAACCCGTTTGCGATTCCGATAACGGCCTTGGCCGTTATTTCAATCATCCATCTTGTCGTGTGTCGCCTGCGTCCACCGCACCCATTTCGGTTGCCAAACCTCTACCTACCCCTTTGGCTGACGCTATTGGGGATTGCCTGGGTTTATCAGTTGGCTTGGTACCCTCGGTAG
- a CDS encoding Gfo/Idh/MocA family protein produces the protein MTIRWGLIGAGDIANKRVAAAIQMDPNSKLVAVCRRSEPQLQQFADHFAVSHRFTDADDLIASPDLDAVYVATPVDCHLPQTLAAARAGKHVLVEKPMAVDPVQCDQMITACDRAGVYLGVAYYRRFYPVVARIQQLVRSGQLGRILSIACVTGNPNSFPADDWRVIRARGGGGPLMDVGSHRLDLFLQLLGEVHSVKAMLVDSPDYEAEQVATLVMQFTAGAHGVLQSYFGTVDTPDRLEMIGTDGRITVEDLNQGDLGLYTAAGQKQESHPPASNLHAPLIEDFSAAILQHRTPTISGRIGKQTNDLIQMAYENAIS, from the coding sequence ATGACAATTCGATGGGGACTCATCGGGGCAGGTGACATTGCCAACAAACGGGTGGCGGCGGCGATCCAAATGGATCCAAACTCTAAATTGGTAGCCGTTTGCCGCCGCAGCGAACCGCAATTGCAGCAGTTTGCGGATCATTTTGCGGTGTCCCACCGATTCACGGATGCCGATGATCTGATCGCATCGCCTGATTTGGATGCCGTTTACGTCGCCACACCGGTCGATTGCCATCTTCCGCAAACGCTTGCGGCTGCCCGCGCTGGAAAGCACGTCCTCGTTGAAAAACCGATGGCGGTCGACCCTGTCCAGTGCGATCAAATGATCACGGCTTGCGATCGGGCCGGAGTCTATCTTGGCGTCGCCTACTATCGGCGTTTCTACCCCGTCGTTGCGCGGATCCAACAATTGGTTCGGTCGGGGCAATTGGGACGCATCTTGTCGATCGCTTGCGTCACGGGAAACCCTAACTCATTCCCCGCCGATGATTGGCGTGTGATCCGAGCACGTGGGGGTGGAGGACCGCTGATGGATGTCGGAAGCCATCGCCTCGATTTATTCTTGCAACTGCTGGGGGAAGTCCATAGCGTTAAGGCGATGCTGGTCGACTCGCCCGACTACGAAGCTGAGCAAGTGGCGACGTTGGTGATGCAATTCACCGCAGGCGCCCATGGAGTGTTGCAATCCTATTTTGGTACCGTGGACACACCAGACCGATTGGAGATGATCGGAACCGACGGTCGCATCACCGTCGAAGATTTGAATCAAGGCGACTTAGGGCTTTACACGGCCGCGGGGCAAAAACAGGAATCGCACCCACCGGCGAGTAACCTACACGCACCGTTGATCGAGGATTTTTCAGCGGCGATTCTACAGCACCGAACGCCTACAATCAGCGGTCGGATCGGGAAACAAACCAACGATCTCATTCAGATGGCTTATGAGAACGCAATCTCATAG
- a CDS encoding RND transporter, protein MEWMDRTPLLIFVAAALTLGLAPFVPEPHIWEKLKMLFTGTLAKPIDIFDLVLHATPWVLLVVKVARILWPHR, encoded by the coding sequence ATGGAATGGATGGACCGAACTCCGCTGCTCATTTTTGTCGCAGCGGCTTTGACGCTGGGGTTGGCTCCGTTTGTGCCGGAACCACACATCTGGGAAAAGCTCAAAATGCTATTCACGGGGACCTTGGCGAAGCCGATCGACATCTTCGATTTGGTCCTGCATGCCACGCCGTGGGTGCTGCTGGTGGTGAAAGTTGCACGCATTTTGTGGCCGCATCGCTAA
- a CDS encoding PSD1 and planctomycete cytochrome C domain-containing protein: MTKLFLVLLLCLLASSAWGREPETLNFNRDIRPILSSKCFACHGPDSQDRDADYRLDTREGAFADLGGYAGIVPGEPDSSELVLRITSDDLDMRMPPPEHQNPLTTGEIDLLTDWIVDGAPYSGHWAFEAVGRPKPPVVDVATVGAIDLFIAARLKREGLAFSPEAAPETLVRRLHLDLMGLPPSTAELDAYLKDPKAEFEMTIDRLMESPQFAERLAMDWLDVARFADTNGYSIDDHRDMWAWRDWVIHAFQTHMPYDEFLRQQLAGDLMENATEGQKTATGFLRNSMNTHEGGTIAEEYRVAAIIDKVDTVSTTFMGLTMRCAQCHDHKYDPISQRDYYRFFAFFNTSTESGVGGTNGNTNPVLSVTPILQDKATFCASLESRIAALQHAKAYPQGPLGDAKQKWEKETLAQAAKAAFLALVASGDGRSFGTDANWMESSKAEVGWKRSGHVGGFTSALVVVPHGATPWGKVFARIGLARIARDQPALIAALRKPNQQRSTEEHNLVAVEFGKANSDMDKLLRSIDGEIGVLQTSLASGQTSVMVMNEGAADRKTPILRRGQYDQHGEIVEAGIPAVFGNLPESTRPNRLALADWLTDPIHPLTARVAVNRYWQLLFGTGLVKTSEDFGSQGEWPSHPELLDWLASEFVASGWDVRALLKTMLLSRTYRQVSDVSEELLKHDPYNRLYARAPRYRLSAEGIRDSALAIAGLLDREVGGPSVFPPQPLGLWKEVSHFGYPGFFSAQHYFPDRGERVYRRSLYTFWKRTSPPPFMTTFDAPNRETCVVRRSLTNTPLQALVMMNAPQFVEASRGLAEQMLSADASVHGQIRHGFRLATARHPSAQELAILNAAYQRQLDYFGASPKRTARYLVGSELGTDDEPSAAAICSVASLILNLDETITRQ; this comes from the coding sequence ATGACAAAGCTATTCCTCGTTTTGCTTCTCTGTCTGCTGGCCTCCTCCGCATGGGGTAGAGAGCCAGAGACGCTGAATTTCAATCGCGATATCCGTCCGATTCTGTCTTCGAAATGCTTCGCATGCCATGGGCCGGACTCGCAGGATCGTGACGCCGACTACCGCTTGGACACCAGGGAAGGTGCGTTTGCTGACCTTGGTGGCTATGCTGGGATCGTCCCTGGAGAACCAGATTCCAGCGAACTCGTGCTTCGTATCACCAGCGATGATTTGGACATGCGGATGCCTCCACCGGAGCACCAGAATCCGCTCACGACTGGAGAAATCGACCTGTTGACTGATTGGATTGTCGATGGCGCGCCGTATTCGGGGCATTGGGCATTTGAGGCAGTGGGGCGGCCGAAGCCACCGGTGGTTGATGTGGCAACCGTGGGTGCAATCGACCTGTTCATCGCGGCACGACTGAAGCGAGAAGGCCTGGCATTCTCGCCCGAGGCCGCGCCGGAAACACTTGTTCGTCGGCTGCATCTGGATCTGATGGGCTTGCCGCCGTCAACGGCCGAGCTGGATGCTTATCTCAAAGATCCCAAGGCTGAATTTGAGATGACGATCGATCGGCTGATGGAGAGTCCGCAGTTTGCCGAACGGCTCGCAATGGACTGGCTCGACGTGGCACGTTTCGCTGACACCAATGGCTATTCAATTGACGACCACCGCGACATGTGGGCCTGGCGCGATTGGGTCATCCATGCGTTTCAAACCCACATGCCCTATGACGAATTTCTCCGCCAACAGCTGGCAGGGGACTTGATGGAGAACGCCACTGAGGGACAAAAAACTGCCACCGGTTTTCTTCGCAACAGCATGAATACGCACGAAGGTGGGACGATCGCCGAGGAATACCGCGTCGCTGCGATCATCGACAAGGTCGATACGGTGTCGACAACGTTCATGGGGCTGACGATGCGATGCGCTCAGTGTCACGATCACAAATACGACCCGATTTCACAACGCGACTATTACCGGTTTTTCGCGTTCTTCAACACCTCCACCGAATCAGGCGTGGGAGGAACCAACGGGAACACAAATCCGGTCCTCTCGGTCACTCCGATTCTTCAAGACAAGGCGACGTTTTGCGCATCCCTTGAATCTCGGATCGCTGCGCTCCAGCACGCCAAGGCCTATCCGCAAGGGCCGCTGGGCGATGCGAAACAAAAATGGGAGAAGGAAACGCTTGCCCAAGCAGCGAAAGCGGCGTTCCTTGCGTTGGTGGCATCGGGTGATGGCCGTTCTTTCGGTACCGACGCGAACTGGATGGAGAGCTCGAAAGCGGAGGTGGGTTGGAAGCGGTCAGGCCACGTCGGCGGTTTCACGTCTGCCTTGGTTGTCGTTCCGCATGGCGCCACACCGTGGGGCAAGGTGTTCGCAAGGATCGGCTTGGCAAGGATCGCCCGCGATCAACCCGCTCTCATCGCCGCGCTTCGAAAACCCAATCAACAGCGGAGCACGGAGGAACACAACTTGGTCGCAGTGGAGTTTGGCAAGGCGAATTCTGACATGGACAAGTTGCTTAGGAGCATCGACGGCGAGATTGGCGTGCTGCAAACGTCGCTCGCGAGCGGTCAGACGTCGGTGATGGTGATGAACGAAGGCGCCGCAGATCGGAAGACGCCGATCCTGAGGCGTGGACAATACGATCAGCATGGCGAAATCGTCGAGGCTGGGATTCCCGCAGTTTTTGGAAACTTGCCCGAGTCCACTCGCCCCAACCGCTTGGCGCTGGCGGATTGGCTCACCGATCCAATCCACCCACTGACGGCTCGGGTCGCGGTGAATCGCTACTGGCAGTTGCTGTTCGGAACGGGGCTCGTCAAAACGTCCGAAGACTTTGGTTCCCAAGGCGAGTGGCCATCGCATCCCGAGTTACTTGATTGGTTGGCCTCAGAGTTCGTTGCCTCGGGCTGGGATGTGCGTGCGTTGCTCAAGACGATGCTCCTGTCGAGAACCTATCGTCAAGTCTCCGACGTCAGCGAGGAATTGCTGAAGCACGATCCCTACAACCGGTTGTACGCTCGGGCGCCACGGTATCGCCTGTCGGCGGAGGGGATTCGCGACAGCGCGTTGGCGATCGCCGGGCTGTTGGACCGCGAAGTGGGAGGTCCGAGCGTCTTCCCGCCGCAACCGCTGGGGCTGTGGAAAGAGGTCAGCCATTTTGGTTACCCCGGTTTTTTCTCAGCACAACACTATTTCCCGGATCGCGGCGAGCGTGTCTATCGCCGCAGTCTCTACACGTTTTGGAAACGGACCTCGCCGCCACCGTTCATGACCACATTCGATGCGCCCAATCGCGAAACCTGCGTCGTGCGGCGGTCGCTGACGAACACGCCGCTCCAGGCGCTCGTGATGATGAACGCTCCACAGTTTGTCGAAGCGTCTCGGGGACTGGCGGAACAGATGTTGAGCGCCGACGCATCTGTTCATGGGCAAATTCGCCATGGCTTTCGACTCGCGACAGCGCGGCATCCGAGTGCCCAGGAATTGGCCATTTTAAATGCCGCTTACCAGCGTCAATTGGACTATTTTGGTGCCTCGCCCAAACGGACGGCCCGTTACTTGGTCGGCAGCGAACTGGGGACAGATGACGAACCGAGTGCCGCCGCGATCTGTTCCGTCGCCTCGCTGATCCTCAACCTCGACGAAACGATTACACGCCAATGA
- a CDS encoding DUF1501 domain-containing protein encodes MNTNLFTSRRAFVSQACGGVGALALGAMLDSNANEDANRSGLPHFKPSARRVIYLFMSGGPSHIDLFDYKPVLEQKHGEELPPSVRGDQRLTGMTSGQTSFPVCGGIGKFERHGECGTWISDLLPHTSKIADDIAVIHSMHTEAINHDPGITFINTGSQVPGHPSAGAWASYGLGSANQNMPSYVVLLSQGNGKNPGQPIFSRLWGSGYLPSSHQGVMLRSSGDPVLYLNDPPGITRKNRRGQLDDLAALNRLKFQASGDPEIETRIAQYEMAFRMQAAAPEIADLSDEPDSTFDLYGEDARQPGTYAFNCLMARRMAERDVRFIQLFHRGWDQHVNLQPHLRAQCKDTDQPSAALVTDLKNRKLLDDTLVIWGGEFGRTAYSQGALGSGRDHHGRCFSMWMAGGGVRGGLSYGVTDEFAYNIAENPVHIRDLNATMLHCLGIDHQRFSYRFQGLDQRLTGVEPAHVVKDLLATS; translated from the coding sequence ATGAATACGAACCTCTTCACCTCGCGCCGTGCCTTCGTCAGCCAAGCCTGCGGAGGCGTGGGGGCGCTTGCGCTCGGGGCGATGCTCGATAGCAATGCAAACGAAGACGCAAACCGGTCGGGTCTGCCGCACTTCAAGCCATCCGCTCGGCGAGTCATCTACCTCTTCATGTCCGGTGGCCCCTCGCATATCGACCTTTTCGACTATAAACCGGTGCTTGAGCAAAAGCACGGCGAGGAGCTTCCCCCGAGCGTGCGCGGCGACCAACGACTCACAGGGATGACATCGGGCCAAACCAGCTTCCCCGTTTGCGGTGGAATCGGAAAATTTGAACGCCACGGTGAGTGCGGTACATGGATCAGCGATCTGCTGCCTCACACCTCCAAAATCGCGGACGACATCGCAGTGATTCACTCGATGCACACCGAGGCGATTAACCACGATCCGGGCATCACGTTCATCAATACAGGGTCTCAGGTTCCGGGTCACCCGAGCGCCGGCGCGTGGGCTAGCTATGGGCTTGGCAGCGCGAATCAGAACATGCCGTCCTATGTTGTGTTGCTCTCGCAAGGCAACGGCAAGAATCCTGGCCAACCGATCTTCTCGCGGCTCTGGGGCAGCGGCTATTTGCCGTCCAGTCACCAAGGCGTGATGCTCCGCAGCAGTGGCGATCCGGTGCTGTACTTGAATGACCCACCTGGCATCACGCGAAAGAACCGTCGCGGACAGCTCGATGACCTCGCCGCACTTAATCGTCTGAAGTTCCAAGCCAGCGGCGATCCGGAAATCGAAACACGCATTGCACAATATGAAATGGCATTCCGCATGCAGGCCGCTGCTCCCGAGATCGCCGATCTCTCGGACGAACCCGACAGCACGTTTGATCTTTACGGCGAGGACGCACGCCAGCCGGGAACTTATGCATTCAACTGCCTGATGGCACGGCGCATGGCAGAGCGTGATGTGCGGTTCATCCAGCTCTTTCATCGCGGCTGGGATCAACATGTCAACCTTCAGCCCCATCTCCGCGCTCAATGCAAAGACACCGACCAGCCTTCCGCCGCACTGGTGACGGATTTAAAAAATCGCAAGCTTCTGGACGACACGTTAGTGATCTGGGGGGGGGAATTTGGCCGGACCGCATACAGTCAAGGTGCATTAGGAAGCGGACGCGACCATCATGGGCGCTGCTTCAGTATGTGGATGGCGGGTGGTGGTGTCCGCGGTGGGCTTTCGTATGGGGTGACGGATGAGTTTGCTTACAACATTGCCGAAAATCCAGTGCACATCCGAGATCTCAATGCGACCATGCTGCATTGCCTGGGAATCGACCACCAACGGTTCAGCTACCGATTCCAAGGGCTCGACCAACGACTGACCGGAGTGGAACCTGCACACGTCGTGAAAGACCTGTTGGCAACATCATGA
- a CDS encoding HEAT repeat domain-containing protein, translated as MTILRSPFSVATLLMSLVLPYAAPVFPNQALSQQPLPAEGDESQLIAVLNSDAELFDKAKACQRLAIIGTSESVPVVAKLLADPDLSHYARFALEANPSSDVDKAFRSALEKLKGRQLVGVINSVAARKDTLAVDALLSAADSDDDEVAAAALSALGALGSPESIAAVQQALSGKASLRVAAADACLTAADNLLLEGNNADALKVLAALRSAELPKHINVASRFGEIRAGSENVNELMISYLGDDDLDLFRIGLELAHSLTNTSTTEQLVNQLDSLQPDRQILLLHVLGERGDASALPTVIEALGSGDADMKNAAVRVLGALGNGSVVPVLLKAAVSDDEVLATNARDSLTVLGGDDVDAQLAQTLEGSDGQQRLVLVDVAGRRGIPQVIPLLLQYVSADDAELRNSAIDGLGMTVGLENFPPLVDKMLAMGDSESAKPMKEALRKACQRMGDRDAASKVLLDRMAGESAAAKIELMDLLIYVGGEQALSGVQRAAEGDEDSAADAATQALGKWLTPDAAPVLLELAQSGNEKFRVRCLRGYIRIIRQFGLKPGQRLQMSKQAFAAATRDEERKLVLDTLTRFPSPQGLKMVMLHLTTPSLSEDASKAAVTIGEKIVDNDPKSVAGAMPIVVATTKNEELANRAKVLITRSTSE; from the coding sequence ATGACTATCCTTCGCTCCCCTTTCTCCGTCGCCACGCTGCTGATGTCTCTGGTGTTGCCGTATGCAGCACCGGTTTTTCCAAATCAAGCGTTGTCACAGCAGCCGCTTCCCGCCGAGGGTGACGAGTCGCAGTTAATTGCCGTTCTGAATTCCGACGCTGAATTATTCGATAAGGCCAAAGCATGCCAGCGGCTAGCGATCATCGGAACCTCCGAGTCGGTGCCTGTGGTGGCAAAGTTGCTGGCCGACCCGGACTTATCGCACTACGCGCGTTTTGCTTTAGAAGCGAATCCAAGTTCCGACGTCGACAAGGCGTTTCGTAGTGCGTTGGAGAAACTGAAGGGCAGGCAGCTTGTGGGTGTGATCAATTCCGTCGCGGCTCGCAAGGACACCCTGGCCGTCGACGCCTTGCTCAGCGCGGCTGATAGCGACGACGACGAGGTCGCGGCGGCGGCACTTTCCGCATTGGGTGCGTTAGGGTCCCCCGAATCCATCGCCGCAGTCCAGCAGGCGTTAAGTGGCAAGGCTTCGCTGCGTGTGGCCGCTGCAGACGCCTGTCTGACAGCTGCGGACAATTTGCTGCTGGAAGGAAACAATGCAGATGCACTGAAGGTTTTGGCGGCTCTTCGCTCCGCTGAATTGCCAAAACACATCAACGTAGCGTCTCGTTTTGGCGAAATCCGAGCAGGCTCGGAGAACGTGAACGAGCTGATGATTTCCTATCTTGGCGACGACGATCTCGACTTGTTCCGCATCGGATTGGAGCTTGCGCACAGTTTGACGAACACGAGCACGACCGAACAACTGGTGAATCAACTCGATTCGCTGCAGCCAGACCGCCAAATCCTGCTTTTGCACGTGCTCGGAGAACGAGGGGATGCTTCGGCATTGCCAACCGTGATTGAAGCATTGGGCTCCGGCGATGCCGACATGAAGAACGCTGCCGTGCGTGTTCTCGGCGCATTGGGCAATGGCTCCGTTGTGCCTGTTCTGCTGAAGGCGGCCGTGTCCGACGACGAAGTTCTGGCCACAAACGCGCGCGACAGTTTGACGGTGCTCGGTGGCGATGATGTGGATGCTCAATTGGCTCAGACGCTGGAAGGGAGCGACGGACAACAGCGGCTCGTGCTGGTGGACGTCGCCGGTCGACGCGGGATTCCCCAGGTGATCCCTTTGCTGCTGCAATACGTCTCAGCCGACGATGCCGAACTGCGGAACTCTGCCATCGATGGTCTGGGGATGACGGTGGGACTCGAAAACTTTCCGCCGCTCGTTGACAAGATGTTGGCGATGGGCGATTCGGAGTCTGCCAAACCGATGAAGGAAGCCTTACGCAAGGCATGTCAGCGGATGGGCGACCGCGATGCAGCGTCGAAAGTCCTGCTGGATCGAATGGCGGGCGAATCAGCTGCTGCGAAAATCGAATTGATGGATCTGCTCATTTACGTGGGGGGCGAACAAGCACTCTCTGGCGTGCAAAGGGCTGCAGAGGGCGACGAGGATTCCGCAGCGGACGCCGCCACACAAGCGCTCGGAAAATGGCTAACACCGGATGCCGCTCCCGTACTGCTGGAATTGGCACAGTCGGGAAATGAGAAATTCCGTGTCCGTTGCCTGCGTGGCTACATCCGAATCATTCGACAGTTCGGGTTAAAGCCGGGTCAGCGTCTGCAAATGAGCAAGCAGGCGTTTGCCGCGGCGACTCGAGATGAGGAACGCAAACTGGTGCTCGACACGCTTACGCGATTCCCTTCCCCACAGGGTCTGAAGATGGTCATGCTGCACCTGACGACTCCATCGCTGAGTGAAGACGCCAGCAAGGCGGCAGTGACGATCGGGGAAAAAATTGTCGACAACGACCCGAAATCGGTGGCAGGTGCTATGCCGATCGTCGTCGCCACGACGAAGAACGAGGAACTCGCCAACCGTGCAAAAGTGCTCATCACGCGTTCGACGTCGGAGTAA
- a CDS encoding Gfo/Idh/MocA family protein has translation MKAKSRREFLKSTASATSAAIVAPLIVSSSALGLGGAVAPSDRIVVGGLGIGPRGTTDLKCFLANPDVQFVAVADLQKSRREAVKTLVDGTYGNKDCDLYPDMYDILARDDIDSLLIATGDRWHTMASILAAKAGKDVYCEKPCSLTIAESRALADAYRKYNRVYQAGTQRRTIGNFEFAKNLVRDGALGKLHTIHANTRPPGTSHHWLPAEPEPSKEVCDWDRWLGACPWRPYNSQYVAGRWRGHFDFHGGGILEWGSHTVDLCQWAAGRDDTAPVRYVPNADGVECYYADGLKLVMRSEGWMGMGTCSVRYEGDEGWIETGDSGNFILEPESLRTQQSVFHRAGTDPTTHIRNFLDCVKTRALTNANAAVVAQSHVVCHAAYIAWQLGRELSFDPVKEEFADDEEANRMCSRAMREPWHV, from the coding sequence ATGAAAGCGAAGAGCCGACGTGAATTCTTAAAGTCCACGGCCTCCGCCACCAGCGCCGCGATCGTGGCTCCCTTGATCGTTTCCTCCTCCGCTCTGGGACTCGGCGGTGCTGTAGCTCCGAGCGACCGGATTGTGGTGGGCGGCCTGGGCATCGGACCACGCGGGACTACCGATTTGAAGTGTTTTCTCGCGAATCCCGACGTGCAGTTTGTCGCGGTGGCCGATCTGCAAAAGTCACGGCGTGAGGCGGTCAAGACGCTCGTCGATGGCACGTACGGGAACAAAGACTGTGACCTGTATCCCGACATGTATGACATCCTTGCCCGTGACGACATCGATTCGCTGCTGATCGCGACCGGGGATCGCTGGCACACGATGGCCTCCATTCTGGCAGCCAAAGCCGGAAAGGACGTCTACTGCGAAAAACCGTGCTCGCTGACCATCGCCGAAAGCCGCGCACTGGCCGACGCGTATCGAAAATACAACCGCGTTTACCAGGCAGGGACTCAACGACGCACGATCGGCAACTTTGAGTTCGCAAAGAACTTGGTGCGTGACGGTGCACTCGGCAAGCTACATACCATTCACGCCAATACCCGTCCGCCGGGCACCAGTCATCATTGGCTGCCGGCCGAACCGGAACCTTCGAAAGAGGTTTGCGATTGGGACCGTTGGCTCGGTGCCTGTCCGTGGCGACCCTACAATTCGCAGTATGTCGCAGGTCGCTGGCGCGGCCACTTCGACTTTCATGGCGGCGGAATTCTCGAATGGGGTTCGCACACGGTCGACCTCTGCCAGTGGGCAGCCGGCCGTGACGACACCGCTCCGGTTCGATACGTCCCCAATGCAGATGGAGTGGAGTGCTATTACGCCGACGGTCTGAAACTGGTCATGCGCAGCGAGGGCTGGATGGGCATGGGCACGTGCAGCGTGCGCTATGAAGGCGACGAAGGCTGGATCGAAACGGGGGATTCCGGAAACTTCATTCTCGAGCCGGAATCGCTGCGCACCCAGCAATCGGTGTTCCACCGCGCGGGGACGGATCCGACGACCCACATCCGCAACTTCCTGGACTGCGTGAAGACGCGTGCTTTGACCAACGCGAACGCCGCGGTCGTGGCGCAGTCGCACGTCGTCTGTCACGCCGCCTACATCGCCTGGCAACTAGGTCGCGAACTGAGCTTTGACCCCGTCAAGGAAGAATTCGCCGATGACGAAGAGGCCAATCGCATGTGTTCACGCGCCATGCGCGAACCTTGGCACGTTTGA
- a CDS encoding sulfatase-like hydrolase/transferase, which translates to MNMTRSTPRIALLLTAAMAAMASAAEQPNLIILFADDLGYGELSCQGNPEIPTPHIDSIANHGVRFTAGYVAGPNCSPSRAGLLTGRIPTRFGYEFNPIGAVNEQPGIGLPAAEVTIAETLQNAGYTTGLIGKWHQGGTADFHPFRHGFDEFFGFMHEGHYFVPPPYQGVTTMLRRKTLPGGMTGRWVGKKGLIYTDHMGGNEPDYDADNPITRGGQPVVETEYLTDALTREAVDFIDRHDDKPFFLYLAYNAVHSPLQGAKAYMEKFSHIEDLHRRIFAAMLANLDDSVGAVMKQLRQSGLEENTIVFFLSDNGGPTRELTSSNLPLRGSKGTMYEGGLRVPFMVQWKATIPPGQVYAKPVSSFDIYATAAANSVGVAAPNQIEGVDLIPFLTGKDDGIPHETLFWRQGDKAALRHGNWKLVRMGERKAPGDARWELYDLTKDLSEQTNLAESHRERLAELVELWERMNGEMSPPLF; encoded by the coding sequence ATGAACATGACTCGATCAACACCGCGAATTGCCTTGCTGCTTACGGCTGCGATGGCCGCGATGGCCTCGGCTGCCGAACAACCCAATCTGATCATTTTGTTTGCGGATGACCTTGGCTATGGGGAGCTCAGCTGTCAGGGCAATCCAGAAATCCCGACGCCCCATATCGACTCGATCGCCAACCATGGCGTCCGTTTTACCGCCGGCTATGTCGCGGGGCCCAATTGCAGTCCTTCACGGGCGGGCTTGCTGACGGGACGAATTCCGACGCGTTTCGGCTACGAGTTCAACCCGATCGGCGCGGTCAATGAACAACCAGGCATCGGACTGCCAGCTGCGGAAGTCACGATAGCCGAAACGTTGCAGAATGCCGGATACACAACTGGGCTGATCGGGAAATGGCATCAAGGTGGCACCGCGGATTTCCATCCTTTTCGGCACGGCTTCGACGAGTTCTTCGGATTCATGCACGAGGGGCACTACTTTGTGCCGCCTCCCTACCAAGGGGTGACGACCATGCTTCGCCGCAAGACTCTTCCCGGCGGGATGACGGGCCGGTGGGTCGGAAAGAAGGGACTGATCTATACCGATCACATGGGTGGGAACGAGCCGGACTACGATGCCGACAATCCCATCACGCGCGGCGGTCAGCCCGTTGTCGAAACCGAATACCTGACCGATGCGCTCACGCGCGAAGCCGTTGACTTCATCGACCGGCACGACGACAAGCCTTTCTTTCTCTACCTGGCCTACAATGCGGTTCACAGCCCGCTGCAAGGTGCCAAGGCCTACATGGAAAAGTTCTCGCACATCGAAGACCTCCACCGCCGGATTTTTGCCGCCATGCTGGCCAACCTCGACGACAGCGTCGGCGCGGTGATGAAGCAGTTGCGGCAGTCGGGACTGGAAGAGAATACGATCGTTTTTTTCCTCAGCGACAATGGCGGTCCAACACGCGAACTGACCTCAAGCAACTTGCCGCTGCGAGGATCCAAGGGGACGATGTATGAGGGTGGGCTGCGAGTGCCCTTCATGGTGCAATGGAAGGCAACCATTCCCCCCGGGCAAGTGTATGCAAAACCGGTCAGCTCATTCGATATCTATGCGACCGCCGCTGCCAACAGTGTCGGTGTCGCGGCGCCGAATCAGATCGAGGGCGTCGATCTGATTCCGTTTCTGACCGGCAAGGACGACGGCATTCCCCACGAGACTCTGTTTTGGCGCCAAGGTGACAAGGCGGCGCTACGCCACGGCAATTGGAAATTGGTTCGTATGGGCGAACGGAAGGCACCCGGCGACGCGAGGTGGGAACTCTATGACCTCACTAAGGATCTCTCTGAACAGACGAACCTAGCCGAATCACACCGCGAGCGTCTCGCCGAATTAGTGGAGTTGTGGGAGCGAATGAATGGCGAAATGAGTCCGCCGTTATTCTGA